One window of Aliarcobacter lanthieri genomic DNA carries:
- the ilvN gene encoding acetolactate synthase small subunit — protein MSNFNHYYDTQTTRQVISIIVLNEHNALSRIVGLFSARGFNIDSLTVAPMEDSPYSRMTIVTTGDKRVIDQIVKQLNKLIPVLKVNEHKNVIEKDTVLMKFSIDNELSDIDVIARAYHGSIQNVTDEAIIVSATDSSDRIMNFIKVMQKFNPLEVVRSGIVAMER, from the coding sequence ATGAGTAATTTCAACCATTATTATGATACACAAACAACTAGACAAGTTATCTCTATAATTGTTTTAAATGAACACAATGCTTTATCAAGAATTGTAGGATTATTCTCTGCTCGTGGATTTAATATTGACTCTTTAACAGTTGCTCCAATGGAAGATAGTCCATATTCAAGAATGACAATAGTTACAACTGGAGATAAAAGAGTAATAGATCAAATTGTAAAGCAGTTAAATAAATTAATTCCTGTTTTAAAAGTAAATGAACATAAAAATGTTATTGAAAAAGATACAGTTTTAATGAAATTTTCAATAGATAATGAACTTTCAGATATTGATGTAATTGCAAGAGCATATCATGGAAGTATTCAAAATGTTACAGATGAAGCTATAATAGTTTCAGCAACAGATTCTAGTGATAGAATCATGAATTTTATAAAAGTTATGCAAAAGTTTAATCCACTAGAAGTTGTAAGAAGTGGTATTGTAGCAATGGAAAGATAA